The DNA sequence cctttacatttacgtcatttagcagacactcttatccagagcgacttacagtagtgaatgcatacatttcatacattttttccgtaCTGATCCccggggaattgaacccacaaccctggcgtttgaaacaccatgctctaccaactgagccacacgggactaacGATAATGATCTTACATCTGTTTGAACAGACTCACCTGTCCGTTGTCTGCTGTGTGTCTTGTGTCAGAGATGGATTTGGAGGCCTTCTTCCTGTTTtgtcaatgaatgaatgaatgaatgaatatatGAATAAAGTAATGAAGAaaataaagtgaaataatctttaaaATCTGCATTTTCACTCACCTGAACCACATGAAGCCCGAGAGACATGAAGCCAGTATGACACCCAGAACAACCACTATGATTCCTACAGCTGCAGCTATAACTGAGGTTTGTTTCTCTAAAAGATTATATAGATGATATGAGTACATGTTATTATGAACTGAAAATGAATATACAGCAATACAGGACATTAATGCAATACTATATAAAGCCTAGTATAGTTATAAACCAAAATGTAATAAGGCAAACTATGAGAAGATTACCTTGAAAAATAATTAGTTATTGAACATGAATTTATATTGAAGTATTGAAGATGTAACTTTACCTGCTACAATGATCATCAGAGCTGTAGAGTTCATAGATCCTCTTCCATTCTGGGCCTCACAGTAATATTCTCCACTGTCCTCAGAGATGATGTTAGTGATGCTGTAACTCTGTCCTGATGCTTTTGGTGAGGTTACattcttcttgtaccaggtgtatttgtccacaggtgggttggcatcactgctgcaggtcagagtcactgaactgccctccactatttcaccagagggactgactgacactgaggtgttcCTTGGACCATCTGATGTCAAatacattgtatttatttatagcAACATTTGTGTTTACATTTTACGGGTGAGTTTGAAATAGTttataaattataataaattattaatTCAGAGTAAAAGAAAATCTGAAACAGAATCACTAAAAATAATGATGATATTGTGGTAATACAAATTCAGGGAAATGATGTTAAACACAAAAATATTGATTGATAGATATATTTATGTGGAAAACAATCTATTCTAAATTCAAGTATCAACATTGTCTGTATATCAAACTGGACATTAAAACCCCCAATGTACTAACATGTGACAGTGAGAGTCTCTTCAGCAGAGGGGAGATCCTCATGGCCTTCTACAGCACAGGAGTATCTGCCTGTATCCTCACTGCTGACTGAGAATAGTATATAGACAGGAGAGTAGGTGTTGCTGTTTGGTATAGGCTGTCCATTCTTATACCAACTATAGGCTGTGATGGGGTCCAGTGTACATTTGGTTCTACATGTCAGTGTgacattctccctctctgacacagatgtaggatccatCTCCAACATAACATCTGGAGTAAAAAGAAACAAATCATTATTCTCCTCCTATATATGTCCTCTTATGAAATATTATATTTGAAATATTATATTTGTTTTTCCCTGTTACATAACACTGCAGTGTCTGTATGACTGCCCTTTAATAAGGATATTACGGTCATTAATATGATTTATTTAGTCAGGACAGTCAACTCTGTAATAATTTCCACTGTTTTCCAGGAAGTCCTGGGTTCAATAGAATCAATAAAAACAGATTAAAACTCAACATTCTCATTAGCATGCATACAAAATCACAGCTAAAATCAATTATACACTGAAGCACACACATCATATGCATTAGCAATCATACAAAACCACACTCACATTACAGCTATCTAGATATGTGTCATAGATGTGAGATGAGTGACAGATTACCTGTGACAGTCAGGGAGACAGGTGAGCCAGAAAACTTTCCTCCAGATGTTATGAATCTGAACCTGTACCCAGCAGAGTCACTcactctcaggtctgtgattctctGGGTACAGTTACTCTTCTTATCCCCAAGGTACTCTATATGACCCTCATACCCTGGCACTGAGTTCAGATCTTCAGCATCCTTACCAGACCATTTAGTAAACCAGAAAGCTTTTTTGATCTCATGATAACTGGGATATGTGTAAGAGCAGGAtatgtccactgttgaccccttcaaggcaCAGATCTTCTGATGGGTGtaagtcacactccaacacttctGACCTGAAATACAAGACAATATATCACCTTTATAAAATTATTTAATTACAATATCTACTGTATACACTTATGCTGTTACGTTACCCAGCAAGATAACCTAAAATGTCACCCAAACAAAAGGGGGAATTAAAGACAAAAATGAGACCAGTGggtttttaggaggggttctgaaagacactcaagGGGGTGTCCATTGAAAattgactagcaacaacaactggaaccAAATAGACATGGGTGCCCACCACGAGTGCCCACCACGAGTGCCCACCACGAGTGCCCACCACGAGCGCCCACCATGAGTGCCCACCACGAGCGTCCACCATGAGCGCCCACCACGAGCGCCCACCATGAGCGCCCACCAC is a window from the Salmo trutta chromosome 38, fSalTru1.1, whole genome shotgun sequence genome containing:
- the LOC115178721 gene encoding sialoadhesin-like, giving the protein MLLSMTLYSDLQVKVTPATYAGKKTLTCSTTCTLTDNPNPTYIWYKNGHKVKEDTSSLYSDSFSDADSYSCAVKGHENLHSPAVCQKCWSVTYTHQKICALKGSTVDISCSYTYPSYHEIKKAFWFTKWSGKDAEDLNSVPGYEGHIEYLGDKKSNCTQRITDLRVSDSAGYRFRFITSGGKFSGSPVSLTVTDVMLEMDPTSVSERENVTLTCRTKCTLDPITAYSWYKNGQPIPNSNTYSPVYILFSVSSEDTGRYSCAVEGHEDLPSAEETLTVTC